One genomic window of Enoplosus armatus isolate fEnoArm2 chromosome 19, fEnoArm2.hap1, whole genome shotgun sequence includes the following:
- the LOC139302549 gene encoding galectin-3, which produces MAGTAHPASTMLDWPIEHTLLAWDTTCSVLLPCTNFSPSPGSSCNTSPCTYPNHSSSSGSSSSSSSNSSSGSSATLPALLARHPVPASPATSSNSSSSPCSNSSSNSSPSTSTCSCCRHPSKCTRVACPPWLSVPYNLNLARGVYDKMMMTILGHVKPNAKMFTVNFLRGNDIAFHINPRFSEGGKQVLVRNHKMGERWGSEDRDLKGPFPFALGSPFEMKILCTREAFRVAVNNIPLFEFRYRVRELNQIDRINILHDVVLTYVNVETLP; this is translated from the exons ATGGCCGGGACAGCCCACCCAGCCTCCACCATGCTGGACTGGCCAATCGAACACACCCTGCTGGCCTGGGACACAACCTGCTCCGTTCTCTTACCCTGCACCAATTTCAGTCCCAGCCCCGGCTCAAGCTGTAACACCAGCCCTTGCACCTACCCCAACCATAGTTCCAGCTccggctccagctccagctccagctcaaATTCCAGCTCCGGCTCCAGTGCAACCCTGCCAGCCTTGCTGGCCAGGCACCCAGTACCAGCCTCCCCAGCCACCAGCTCCAATTCAAGCTCAAGTCCCTGCTCAAATTCCAGCTCCAACTCCAGTCCCAGTACCAGCACCTGCTCCTGCTGCCGGCATCCATCCAAATGTACCAGGGTGGCCTGCCCACCCTGGTTG AGTGTGCCATACAACTTGAACCTGGCCCGAGGAGTCTACGACAAGATGATGATGACCATCTTGGGCCATGTCAAACCTAATGCTAAAAT GTTCACAGTGAACTTTCTGAGAGGCAACGACATTGCCTTTCACATCAACCCCCGCTTCAGCGAGGGGGGCAAACAGGTGCTGGTCCGTAACCACAAAATGGGGGAGCGCTGGGGCTCAGAGGACAGGGACCTGAAGGGACCCTTTCCCTTTGCTCTTGGGAGCCCATTTGAG ATGAAGATCCTGTGCACTCGTGAGGCGTTCAGGGTGGCAGTGAACAACATCCCTCTGTTTGAGTTCCGATACCGCGTCAGAGAGCTCAACCAGATTGACAGAATCAACATCCTGCACGACGTCGTTCTCACATACGTCAATGTGGAGACACTTCCATAG